Proteins encoded within one genomic window of Lepus europaeus isolate LE1 unplaced genomic scaffold, mLepTim1.pri SCAFFOLD_34, whole genome shotgun sequence:
- the LOC133754954 gene encoding LOW QUALITY PROTEIN: uncharacterized protein LOC133754954 (The sequence of the model RefSeq protein was modified relative to this genomic sequence to represent the inferred CDS: inserted 2 bases in 1 codon; substituted 1 base at 1 genomic stop codon): QALTGLIESILLTHQPTWDDCQQLLQTLLTTEEKQRVYLEARKNVPGADGRPTLLPNEIEEAFPSTHPDWDYTTVAGRERLRLYRQILLAGLRGAGKRPTNLAKVRAVVQGAEETPAGFLERLMEAYCMYTPFDPLAEDWQGDVIMSFIGQSAPDIRNKLQRLEGLQGYTIQDLMKEAEKIYNKRETREEKEERIHKEQEEREDKRDKRRNRELSRILATVVQDTERSRPGQNRDLGDKRKPRVERDQCAYCKERGHWVKDCPKKTQGPKKRPVPILSLEEDXTRXVRARSPPPEPRITLEVGGRPVTFLIDTGAQHSVLTSEKGPLSSKTSWVQGTTGGKLYCWTTNREVQLSTGLVTHSFLLVPDCPYPLLGRDLLSKVGAQIHFHEKGATITDSGGRPLQVLTLRLEDEHRLFERPSSTMAPLDPKWLTDFPQAWAETAGIGLAVNRPPLIIDLKPTAIPVSVRQYPMGKEAKEGIRPHIQRLLHLGILKPCRSPWNTPLLPVKKPGTGDYRPVQDLREVNRRTEDMHPTVPNPYNLLSTLPPTHVWYTVLDLKDAFFCLRLSPQSQSIFAFEWKDPETGFSGQLTWTRLPQGFKNSPTLFDEALHLDLADFRVNHPDLVLLQYVDDLLLAAETEQDCLKGTRALLQRLGELGYRASAKKAQICQKQVAYLGYLLEGGQRWLTESRKRVVALIPPPTDARKMREFLGSAGFCRLWIPGFAELAAPLYPLTKSNAPFQWKEEQQRAFDNIKKALLSAPALSLPDMTKPFTLYVDENKGVAKGVLTQMLGPWKKPVAYFSKKLDNVAAGWPPCLRMIAAVAVLVKDSDKLTLGQPLTVVAPHAVETVIRQPPDRWLSNARITHYQTMLLNSERVRFGTATSLNPATLLPELGPQAQVIHNCHQILAEAHGTRKDLTDQPLPDAEMTWFTDGSSFLQNGERRAGATVVDGKTVIWSSALKPGTSAQKAELIALTQALKLAQDKKVNIYTDSRYAFATAHVHGEIYRLRGLLTSAGKDIKNKQEILDLLQALFLPKRLSIIHCPGHQRGDDPVARGNRMADEATRAAALSQQVLPLKTTEPTQVSREPPFLYSDQDLDTIQRLGAEYDEQIRVWRLGEKIVLPHQLAKEIITSLHQWTHLGHKKLKAALQEDRQSYYIPGLDSLVQQVTESCVPCAKVNARHLKLPEGARVRGDRPGINWEVDFTEIRPGSYGNKYLLVFVDTFSGWTEAFPTKRETARVVVKKIIEEIFPRFGLPKARLRALQIIQNQVWKPLAAAYQPETTTIPHPFQIGDAVYVRRHQSKTLEPRWKGPFTVLLTTPTALKVDGIAAWVHASHVKRAPPPQGPEDPDRPAKWKLQRTQNPLKLRLSKTV; encoded by the exons caggctctgactgggctgatcgagtcaattttattgactcatcagcccacctgggatgattgtcagcagcttttgcagaccctcctcactactgaggaaaagcagcgtgtctaccttgaggcacggaaaaacgtccctggagcagatggccgaccgaccctactgccaaacgaaatcgaggaggcgtttccctcaacccatcctgattgggactacaccactgttgctggtagggagcgacttcgtctttaccgccagattctccttgcgggtctcagaggggctggaaagcgccccaccaatttggccaaggtacgtgcagtagtgcagggggctgaggaaacgccggcaggcttcctagaaagattaatggaagcctactgtatgtacaccccgtttgaccccctggcagaggactggcagggagatgtaatcatgtcctttataggacagtcagcgccggacatccgcaataaattgcagcggctagaggggcttcaggggtatactatacaagatttaatgaaggaggcagaaaagatttacaacaaaagggagacccgagaggagaaggaggaaaggatccacaaggagcaggaggaaagggaagacaaaagagacaaaagacgtaatcgagagcttagtagaattttggccaccgtagtgcaggatacagaaaggagtagaccaggacagaatagggacttgggagacaaacgaaagcctcgggtggaaagagatcaatgtgcctattgtaaagaaagaggacactgggtcaaagactgcccgaagaaaacacagggaccaaagaagagaccagttccaatcctgtccctggaagaaga gactaggtgagtcagggccaggagccccccccctgagcccaggataacccttgaagtggggggcagaccggtaaccttcctgattgacacgggagcccagcactcggtactgacttcagaaaaagggcctttaagctccaagacttcctgggttcaggggacaactggagggaagttatattgctggacaaccaatcgagaggtccagttaagtacaggacttgtgacacactcgttcttactagtgccagactgcccctaccccctcctgggcagggacctactctcgaaggtaggagcccaaattcacttccatgagaaaggagctaccatcacagactcaggagggcggcccctccaggtattaacactacgcttggaggacgaacaccgattattcgagaggccctcgtccaccatggctcccctggaccccaagtggctcacagattttcctcaggcctgggcagagactgcgggaatagggctggccgtcaaccggcctcccttgatcatagatctgaagcccacggccattcccgtgtcagttcgtcaatatccgatgggcaaggaagctaaggaaggtatccggccacatatccagagactattacacctaggcattttaaaaccttgtcgttcaccttggaacacccccctactaccagtaaagaagcctggtacgggtgactaccgcccggtacaggacttgcgggaggttaacaggagaacggaggatatgcatcccacagtgcccaacccctacaatctgctaagtaccttgcctccgacccacgtatggtacactgtgttagatctaaaagatgcattcttttgtttaagactgagccctcagagccaatccatctttgcttttgagtggaaagacccagagaccgggttttcaggacaactcacctggacaaggttgccccaaggatttaaaaactcgcctaccttgtttgatgaagctctgcacctagatttggccgacttccgagtcaaccatccggacctggtcctcctgcaatatgtggacgacctcctccttgccgctgaaactgagcaggactgcctaaaaggtaccagggccctgctacagagactgggggaattgggctatcgagcctccgcgaaaaaggcccaaatatgtcagaaacaggtggcctacctaggctacctcctagaaggagggcaacggtggctgacagagagccgaaaaagggtggttgctctaattccaccccccaccgatgccagaaagatgcgggaattcctcgggagtgcgggattctgccgcctttggattcctgggtttgcggagctggcagccccattgtaccccctcacgaagtccaatgctccctttcaatggaaagaagagcaacagcgggcatttgacaacataaaaaaggccctattgtcagccccagccctgagcctccctgatatgaccaagcctttcacattatacgtggatgagaacaagggagtggcgaagggagtgctaacacaaatgcttggaccctggaaaaagccggtggcatacttttcaaaaaaactagacaatgtagcggccggctggcctccgtgcctccgcatgatagcggccgtggcagttctggtgaaagactcggacaaattgactctaggccaacctctcaccgtagtggcacctcatgctgtggagacagttatccgacagccaccagatcggtggctctcaaatgctcggataactcattaccagactatgttattaaactcagagcgggtccggtttgggactgccacctctttaaacccggccaccctgctcccggaactggggccccaggcccaggtaatccataactgtcaccaaatcctggctgaggcccacggcacccgaaaagacctaaccgaccagcctctgccggatgccgaaatgacctggttcacggatgggagcagctttctacagaacggtgagcggagggctggggcaacggtggtggatggaaaaactgttatctggtcaagtgccttaaagcctggaacttctgctcaaaaagccgagctcatagccttaactcaagctttaaaactggcacaagacaaaaaggtcaacatttacacagacagtcggtatgcatttgccactgcccatgtacatggggagatataccggctaaggggcctcttaacctcggcaggcaaggacattaaaaataagcaggaaatcctagatcttctacaggccctgttcctgcccaaaaggttgagtataatccattgccccgggcaccaacgaggagacgaccccgtagcaaggggaaacaggatggcagacgaggccactagggcggcagccctgagccaacaggtgctcccgttaaagacaactgagcccacccaagtatcgagggaaccacctttcctctattcggaccaagacttagatacgatccagcggctcggtgcagagtatgatgaacaaataagggtttggaggctcggagagaaaatagtcctgccacaccaattggctaaagaaataattaccagcctccatcaatggactcatttgggacacaaaaagctaaaagcagccttacaggaagataggcagtcttattacatccccggacttgactctttagtccagcaggtgactgaatcctgtgttccgtgtgccaaggtaaatgccagacacctcaagctcccggagggagctagggtaagaggagaccgaccaggaatcaactgggaggtcgatttcactgagataaggccgggcagttatgggaataagtatcttctagtttttgtagacaccttctccggatggactgaggcattccccacaaaacgggaaaccgcccgggtggtcgtcaagaagatcatagaggagatcttcccccggttcggcttgcctaag gcccggttgagagcgctccagatcatccagaaccaggtctggaaacctcttgcagcagcctaccaacccgagacgacaaccatcccacatcctttccaaatcggtgatgctgtgtatgtccgaaggcaccaatctaagactctagagccccggtggaaaggccccttcactgtgctgttgacaactcctaccgctctcaaggtcgacggaatcgctgcttgggtccacgcctcacacgtgaagcgagcaccacctccccagggccccgaggatccggatagaccagccaaatggaagctccagcgcactcagaacccactcaagctaagactttcaaaaactgtttaa